One region of Scomber scombrus chromosome 10, fScoSco1.1, whole genome shotgun sequence genomic DNA includes:
- the LOC133987453 gene encoding rho-related GTP-binding protein Rho6-like has protein sequence MKERRLTQAFVARCKLVLVGDVQCGKTAMLQVLAKDCYPETYVPTVFENYTACLELEDQRVELSLWDTSGSPYYDNVRPLCYSDSDAVLLCFDISRPDIVDSALKKWKAEIQDFCPSTRILLIGCKTDLRTDVCTRMELSNQKQTPISHEQGSSLAKQLGAEAYLECSAFTSEKSIHSVFRAAALACMNKLQPANKPSPVRRLSKRLLHLPSKTELLSSTFNKDKSKSCIIM, from the exons atgaaggaaagaagactCACGCAGGCTTTTGTAGCGAGGTGCAAACTAGTGCTGGTCGGGGACGTCCAATGCGGTAAAACAGCGATGTTACAAGTGTTGGCCAAAGACTGCTATCCAGAG ACTTATGTCCCTACTGTGTTTGAGAACTACACAGCCTGTCTGGAGCTTGAAGACCAGCGTGTTGAGCTCAGCCTTTGGGACACATCAG GTTCTCCATACTACGACAACGTCAGGCCTCTCTGTTACAGCGACTCAGACGCAGTGCTCTTATGCTTTGACATCAGTCGACCAGACATAGTAGACAGCGCGCTGAAGAAG TGGAAAGCAGAGATCCAGGACTTCTGTCCCAGCACACGGATCCTCTTAATAGGCTGCAAGACAGACCTGCGCACAGATGTGTGCACACGCATGGAGCTGTCCAATCAGAAACAGACGCCCATCTCCCATGAACAG GGCTCTTCCTTGGCCAAGCAGCTTGGAGCTGAGGCTTACCTGGAGTGCTCCGCCTTCACGTCGGAGAAGAGCATCCACAGTGTTTTCCGCGCGGCAGCTCTTGCCTGCATGAACAAACTGCAACCTGCCAATAAACCCAGCCCAGTCCGCCGCCTCTCCAAGAGACTCCTACACCTGCCCAGCAAGACAgagctcctctcctccaccttcaACAAGGACAAGTCCAAAAGCTGCATCATCATGTGA